The following coding sequences lie in one Montipora foliosa isolate CH-2021 chromosome 11, ASM3666993v2, whole genome shotgun sequence genomic window:
- the LOC137976798 gene encoding kelch-like protein 18 yields MARVATSKYQHYWPVVCSLIDKVYVIGGCDKNYQQAIHHVERLDTVNKTWETLSPLPTARWGAGGTVMNGKIYVAGGYDTGKDCRLDTVEVYNPESDTWSSVASLVHPRQHLGTAVVNGVIYVAGGSNEYSVEWYNEEGDKWNVLEQVYVNRHHFACLALPVPHCW; encoded by the exons ATGGCAAGAGTTGCCACTTCCAAGTACCAGCATTACTGGCCTGTTGTTTGCAGCTTGATTGACAAAGTCTATGTGATAGGGGGCTGTGACAAGAACTATCAGCAAGCTATCCATCATGTTGAAAGACTAGACACAGTGAACAAAACTTGGGAAACTCTGTCACCATTGCCAACAGCTAGATGGGGTGCTGGTGGCACTGTTATGAATGGCAAGATCTATGTAGCTGGAG GTTACGACACGGGCAAAGACTGCCGCTTGGATACAGTTGAAGTTTACAACCCGGAGAGTGACACTTGGTCTTCTGTTGCATCTCTTGTCCATCCTCGCCAGCATCTTGGCACTGCTGTTGTAAATGGTGTTATTTATGTTGCTGGTGGTTCCAATGAATATAGTGTCGAGTGGTACAATGAAGAAGGTGATAAATGGAATGTCCTGGAACAGGTTTATGTCAATAGGCATCATTTTGCGTGTTTGGCATTACCAGTTCCACATTGTTGGTAG
- the LOC137975920 gene encoding WD repeat-containing protein 38-like — MSVTAEEQTHLSGHKWHISRLEFCSGGLHLASASWDKTVRIWDLSTLESAFVLRHHRNPVTCLSWQPRHGAVGSLGLLASGSADCTVALWNGETGELLQSFSHHKGWVLGTSFSSDGSLLASASWDKNVCLVDARTGQLVQKFVGHTTGVWTCSFQTGGNATNLLCSGADDGSLKIWDTRTANSVMSLVGAHDDSVKSCAWSPDDGYIASGAADNKIALWEPRSGTLLIRIRGHEDAVNEVKFYPIVSSKSVPVIFSVGDDTCRVWHPLRKHSKQLQTIKQHKLGSEVEALALSPDGTLLATGARDRDIILSSLDVSLTEVDALPIEDQNEAAIDYGATLWRKYTKKVMQKIITRTPSLGDDQDTAQSNPKDTASLVGHAVHRAENKTKGKDILRGTPVSSADVNENSQSDVILKEQRARLRKSSRTDAGVPNGLDSDALSQGNLKDQRAQLHKSYPNGMNITANNYEGNEYELGHQHLRPADGQLSDSHTSGHNIMDINGNHSWVVVENGEVRLRKNGYQSHGKSSSATSSNYYADIALDK, encoded by the exons ATGAGTGTAACGGCAGAGGAGCAGACACATTTGAGCGGACACAAGTGGCATATTTCTCGGCTAGAATTCTGTTCCGGAGGCCTGCATCTCGCTTCAGCAAGCTGGGATAAAACAGTACGAATATGGGATCTTAGTACATTGGAGTCAGCGTTCGTTCTGCGACACCATCGAAACCCTGTAACGTGCCTATCTTGGCAGCCGCGACACGGGGCCGTGGGTTCGCTTGGCTTGCTTGCTTCTGGTTCGGCCGATTGCACCGTCGCTTTGTGGAACGGAGAGACCGGAGAATTGCTTCAGTCTTTTTCGCATCACAAGGGATGGGTGTTAGGAACTTCGTTTTCAAGCGACGGAAGTCTGTTAGCATCCGCTAGCTGGGATAAAAATGTGTGTCTTGTGGATGCACGAACTGGACAACTGGTTCAAAAATTCGTTGGTCATACTACGGGGGTATGGACTTGTTCGTTTCAAACAGGTGGCAATGCAACGAATCTGCTGTGTTCTGGTGCAGACGATGGGTCTTTAAAGATATGGGATACAAGAACGGCTAATTCGGTGATGTCTTTGGTGGGAGCTCACGATGACAGTGTAAAATCTTGTGCATGGTCGCCGGACGATGGGTATATCGCATCTGGAGCGGCAGATAACAAG ATTGCTTTGTGGGAGCCACGCAGTGGCACACTTCTTATCAGAATCCGTGGACATGAGGATGCTGTCAATGAGGTGAAATTTTATCCAATAGTCAGCAGCAAGTCAGTTCCTGTAATCTTCTCTGTTGGTGATGACACCTGTCGTGTGTGGCATCCATTGAGGAAGCACAGCAAACAGCTTCAGACAATCAAACAACATAAACTTGGCTCAGAG GTCGAGGCTCTTGCCTTATCCCCTGATGGGACACTATTGGCTACAGGGGCACGGGATAGAGACATAATTTTGTCATCTCTTGATGTGTCGCTGACAGAAGTTGATGCCCTTCCCATTGAAGATCAAAATGAAGCAGCTATCGACTATGGAGCTACACTTTGGAGGAAATACACCAAGAAAGTTATGCAAAAGATTATTACCA GGACACCCTCTTTAGGGGATGATCAGGACACTGCCCAGAGCAACCCAAAGGACACAGCATCACTGGTTGGTCATGCTGTGCATAGAGCAGAAAACAAGACAAAAGGAAAGGACATACTGAGAGGGACTCCTGTATCTTCAGCTGATGTCAATgaaaacagccaatcagatgtGATTCTCAAGGAACAAAGGGCTCGATTGCGTAAGAGTTCACGAACTGATGCTGGCGTTCCAAATGGATTGGACAGTGATGCTCTTTCTCAGGGAAATCTAAAGGATCAGAGAGCACAATTGCACAAAAGTTACCCAAATGGCATGAACATCACTGCAAATAATTATGAAGGAAATGAGTACGAGCTAGGCCATCAGCACCTGAGGCCTGCAGATGGTCAGCTGTCTGACAGTCACACCAGTGGACATAATATCATGGATATTAATGGCAACCATTCTTGGGTAGTTGTTGAAAATGGTGAGGTTCGTCTTAGGAAAAATGGATATCAAAGCCACGGCAAGAGTTCTAGTGCAACTAGCAGCAATTACTATGCTGATATAG CTCTAGATAAATGA
- the LOC137977652 gene encoding uncharacterized protein isoform X1 encodes MASSTDVRDHPSMNCPDRLDVFIKELADTKAKFPDGQNAHIIREELHHIIQGLLMDLSSKYRLFQNALVHQGGSMVEGTKIGQADEFDYVFVLPALQQQLLWKDCKPFFAEDYDINIQSTKLVLTMKELLFMDDILFPDWCDQEENERWRRDLMIFKDQKNPFRDEIAGMVSEAIHRSLKSLVDNFPKWKYVSRLKYPSGRTYLQILKFTDTGGSETFVSVDICLAVQIPYRSTDSETLQLLFDFWSINVISCSRRSESLWEISTFSSLPLHSNEVRCYRVLKYLIQTFLESYFDMYTMEYKAVIGTYTLKTLILKAITESENKWELHHLGQRVLEILDLIRQDLVTVRNEESSSQPLKWHPLKVSMDYSLHPVSAEPALFPRSTLYDSRKASKETIFQHPEAIENQVSTLIELLLEVRGTDQGREHMLSQIEAIESLKVSLKNGAHQMPVMETLKDRKKSDKSGVYNKFLLTWHVIDREDFKAFMRMSKFSIPVQPEGKDDDCVVLPKTFRVSTFLNCCLFKKETYEDDSVELMEMDVFDHGDWQQVVCWNVNESVNLRSVLPVELCSFCASHN; translated from the coding sequence ATGGCTTCATCAACAGATGTTAGGGACCATCCAAGTATGAACTGCCCTGACCGGCTAGACGTGTTCATAAAGGAACTCGCCGATACAAAAGCAAAGTTCCCAGATGGTCAAAACGCACACATTATCCGTGAAGAGCTACATCATATTATACAAGGTCTCCTTATGGACCTTTCCAGTAAGTATCGACTGTTTCAAAATGCACTTGTTCATCAAGGGGGAAGTATGGTGGAAGGTACTAAGATTGGACAAGCCGATGAGTTTGACTACGTTTTTGTTTTACCAGCGTTGCAACAGCAGTTGTTGTGGAAAGATTGCAAGCCCTTTTTTGCAGAAGATTACGACATTAATATTCAATCGACGAAGCTCGTTCTGACGATGAAGGAACTTCTTTTCATGGATGACATTTTATTCCCTGATTGGTGTGATCAAGAGGAAAACGAGCGATGGAGACGTGATCTGATGATTTTTAAAGATCAAAAAAATCCTTTCAGGGATGAAATCGCTGGCATGGTGTCAGAGGCGATTCATCGATCTCTGAAATCTCTTGTTGACAATTTCCCAAAGTGGAAATATGTCTCCCGACTGAAATACCCTTCTGGCAGAACTTACCTCCAAATTCTCAAGTTTACTGACACTGGTGGATCGGAAACTTTTGTGTCTGTTGATATTTGCTTGGCTGTCCAGATTCCCTACCGTTCCACGGACTCAGAAACTTTACAACTCCTTTTTGACTTCTGGTCAATCAACGTCATCTCATGTTCAAGGAGGTCGGAATCCCTTTGGGAAATATCAACATTCTCATCTCTGCCGCTTCACTCAAACGAGGTACGATGCTATCGTGTTCTTAAGTATCTTATCCAAACCTTCCTGGAATCATATTTCGACATGTACACAATGGAATATAAAGCAGTTATAGGAACTTACACCCTAAAAACCCTGATCCTGAAAGCCATAACGGAAAGTGAGAATAAATGGGAGTTGCACCATCTTGGCCAAAGGGTGTTAGAGATCCTTGATTTGATTAGGCAGGATCTTGTCACAGTGAGAAATGAAGAATCGAGCTCACAACCACTGAAGTGGCATCCTCTAAAGGTTTCTATGGATTACTCTTTGCATCCAGTATCCGCAGAGCCAGCTCTGTTTCCAAGATCCACATTGTATGACTCGCGTAAGGCTTCGAAAGAAACGATTTTCCAACACCCTGAAGCCatcgaaaatcaagtttcaacCCTAATTGAATTGCTTCTCGAGGTAAGAGGTACTGACCAGGGACGAGAACACATGCTGTCACAAATTGAAGCAATCGAGAGTCTAAAAGTTTCTCTAAAGAATGGTGCCCACCAAATGCCCGTAATGGAGACACTAAAAGATCGGAAGAAAAGCGATAAAAGTGGTGTCTACAACAAGTTTTTGTTAACCTGGCATGTTATCGACAGAGAAGATTTCAAAGCCTTCATGCGAATGAGCAAGTTTAGCATTCCAGTCCAACCTGAAGGGAAAGATGATGATTGTGTAGTTCTTCCTAAGACGTTTCGTGTATCGACGTTTCTTAACTGCTGCCTGTTCAAGAAAGAGACGTATGAAGACGACAGCGTTGAACTAATGGAGATGGATGTCTTTGATCACGGCGACTGGCAACAAGTTGTTTGTTGGAATGTTAATGAATCCGTGAACTTGCGTTCCGTTCTACCAGTGGAACTTTGTTCGTTCTGTGCTTCACATAACTGA
- the LOC137977654 gene encoding arginine and glutamate-rich protein 1-like isoform X1, with protein sequence MAKRRTRITYAPNSRRKSNTYDRNASTSSSNVQKKEEKNPVKSKSKRRSRIAYNPKGRGKASTIGSSSAAVKAYLLSSSNEQEVKESPRRNKRRTRDSVTAILQEKKKKESSSSTEEKVTNKPSSSKQAGSEIKDKLSTASKKEGHERKKRGKEDNEAPKNIKDMTISKTTYAKWRPLNPETNIYAKQVLESTILGVLNSVGRESKKKEVQVQLKKLSERIVTRLDSLKGPPHKEDYGTMESETGGLENAVISCNQQIKVLEKELDEQTRLLEEDEQMLDSHSEQAMEKQTQKKQEQGNRKTQRKPLGGESRTNKLNPHMTQSLGIEPRPHWWELHPLLQKEPVNNLNLRSLSDDDDDDARKKPLVSQIPVSLENNGRRLAASLARMNDQAEQVGFTNWLEGVSMTRNALLSG encoded by the exons ATGGCAAAGAGAAGGACCAGAATTACTTACGCTCCAAACTCGCGTCGCAAGAGTAACACGTATGACAGAAATGCATCGACGTCGTCTTCCAATGTGcaaaagaaggaagaaaaaaatccGGTTAAGTCAAAGTCAAAGCGAAGGAGCAGAATCGCTTACAACCCGAAAGGCAGAGGGAAGGCCAGCACAATTGGAAGTAGCAGCGCAGCTGTAAAAGCTTATCTTTTGTCTTCATCCAATGAACAAGAGGTGAAGGAATCGCCACGGAGAAACAAAAGGCGTACAAGAGATAGTGTGACGGCCATTCTCCAAGAAAAG aagaaaaaggaaagcagTTCTTCTACTGAAGAAAAAGTAACCAACAAACCATCATCATCTAAACAAG CTGGTTCTgaaattaaagacaaattaagtaCTGCTTCCAAGAAAGAGGGTcacgaaaggaaaaaaagagggAAGGAAGACAATGAAGCACCCAAGAATATTAAAGACATGACTATTTCAAAGACGACGTATGCTAAATGGAGGCCACTCAACCCTGAAACAAATATTTATGCTAAACAGGTTCTGGAGAGCACAATTCT AGGTGTCCTCAACAGTGTTGGCAGGGAGTCCAAAAAGAAAGAGGTCCAAGTTCAATTGAAGAAGTTATCTGAAAG GATTGTTACAAGGCTTGACAGTCTCAAAGGACCCCCACACAAAGAGGACTATGGCACAATGGAGTCTGAAACT GGTGGATTGGAGAATGCTGTTATCTCATGCAATCAACAAATTAAAGTTTTGGAAAAAGAATTGGATGAACAAACCAG GTTGTTAGAGGAAGATGAGCAAATGCTAGACAGCCATAGTGAGCAGGcaatggaaaaacaaacacagaagAAACAG GAGCAGGGAAATCGAaaaacccagagaaaacctctcggtggagagtcgagaaccaacaaactcaacccgcatatgacacagagtctgggaatcgaacccaggccacattggtgggag CTTCACCCTTTGCTGCAAAAAGAACCTGTGAACAATTTAAATCTACGCAGCTtgtctgatgatgatgatgatgatgcacgGAAAAAGCCATTGGTCTCTCAG ATTCCTGTATCATTAGAGAA
- the LOC137977652 gene encoding uncharacterized protein isoform X2 has protein sequence MASSTDVRDHPSMNCPDRLDVFIKELADTKAKFPDGQNAHIIREELHHIIQGLLMDLSTLQQQLLWKDCKPFFAEDYDINIQSTKLVLTMKELLFMDDILFPDWCDQEENERWRRDLMIFKDQKNPFRDEIAGMVSEAIHRSLKSLVDNFPKWKYVSRLKYPSGRTYLQILKFTDTGGSETFVSVDICLAVQIPYRSTDSETLQLLFDFWSINVISCSRRSESLWEISTFSSLPLHSNEVRCYRVLKYLIQTFLESYFDMYTMEYKAVIGTYTLKTLILKAITESENKWELHHLGQRVLEILDLIRQDLVTVRNEESSSQPLKWHPLKVSMDYSLHPVSAEPALFPRSTLYDSRKASKETIFQHPEAIENQVSTLIELLLEVRGTDQGREHMLSQIEAIESLKVSLKNGAHQMPVMETLKDRKKSDKSGVYNKFLLTWHVIDREDFKAFMRMSKFSIPVQPEGKDDDCVVLPKTFRVSTFLNCCLFKKETYEDDSVELMEMDVFDHGDWQQVVCWNVNESVNLRSVLPVELCSFCASHN, from the exons ATGGCTTCATCAACAGATGTTAGGGACCATCCAAGTATGAACTGCCCTGACCGGCTAGACGTGTTCATAAAGGAACTCGCCGATACAAAAGCAAAGTTCCCAGATGGTCAAAACGCACACATTATCCGTGAAGAGCTACATCATATTATACAAGGTCTCCTTATGGACCTTTCCA CGTTGCAACAGCAGTTGTTGTGGAAAGATTGCAAGCCCTTTTTTGCAGAAGATTACGACATTAATATTCAATCGACGAAGCTCGTTCTGACGATGAAGGAACTTCTTTTCATGGATGACATTTTATTCCCTGATTGGTGTGATCAAGAGGAAAACGAGCGATGGAGACGTGATCTGATGATTTTTAAAGATCAAAAAAATCCTTTCAGGGATGAAATCGCTGGCATGGTGTCAGAGGCGATTCATCGATCTCTGAAATCTCTTGTTGACAATTTCCCAAAGTGGAAATATGTCTCCCGACTGAAATACCCTTCTGGCAGAACTTACCTCCAAATTCTCAAGTTTACTGACACTGGTGGATCGGAAACTTTTGTGTCTGTTGATATTTGCTTGGCTGTCCAGATTCCCTACCGTTCCACGGACTCAGAAACTTTACAACTCCTTTTTGACTTCTGGTCAATCAACGTCATCTCATGTTCAAGGAGGTCGGAATCCCTTTGGGAAATATCAACATTCTCATCTCTGCCGCTTCACTCAAACGAGGTACGATGCTATCGTGTTCTTAAGTATCTTATCCAAACCTTCCTGGAATCATATTTCGACATGTACACAATGGAATATAAAGCAGTTATAGGAACTTACACCCTAAAAACCCTGATCCTGAAAGCCATAACGGAAAGTGAGAATAAATGGGAGTTGCACCATCTTGGCCAAAGGGTGTTAGAGATCCTTGATTTGATTAGGCAGGATCTTGTCACAGTGAGAAATGAAGAATCGAGCTCACAACCACTGAAGTGGCATCCTCTAAAGGTTTCTATGGATTACTCTTTGCATCCAGTATCCGCAGAGCCAGCTCTGTTTCCAAGATCCACATTGTATGACTCGCGTAAGGCTTCGAAAGAAACGATTTTCCAACACCCTGAAGCCatcgaaaatcaagtttcaacCCTAATTGAATTGCTTCTCGAGGTAAGAGGTACTGACCAGGGACGAGAACACATGCTGTCACAAATTGAAGCAATCGAGAGTCTAAAAGTTTCTCTAAAGAATGGTGCCCACCAAATGCCCGTAATGGAGACACTAAAAGATCGGAAGAAAAGCGATAAAAGTGGTGTCTACAACAAGTTTTTGTTAACCTGGCATGTTATCGACAGAGAAGATTTCAAAGCCTTCATGCGAATGAGCAAGTTTAGCATTCCAGTCCAACCTGAAGGGAAAGATGATGATTGTGTAGTTCTTCCTAAGACGTTTCGTGTATCGACGTTTCTTAACTGCTGCCTGTTCAAGAAAGAGACGTATGAAGACGACAGCGTTGAACTAATGGAGATGGATGTCTTTGATCACGGCGACTGGCAACAAGTTGTTTGTTGGAATGTTAATGAATCCGTGAACTTGCGTTCCGTTCTACCAGTGGAACTTTGTTCGTTCTGTGCTTCACATAACTGA